DNA from Candidatus Margulisiibacteriota bacterium:
AAAACCCCGGGATCCCCCGGGGTTTTTTTATGGCTTCATGGAAAGATAAGAGATCATCTTGTAGACCAGCTTTGCGGCGGTAAAGTCGCAGTGCTCCATTCCTTTTTTGGGCGATAGCTCTACCACATCGAACCCGACAATGTTTTTGCTTAGTATGACCTCTTTTAGGATCTTAAGACAATCGTACCAGAGGAGTCCTCCGGGCTCCGGCGTTCCCGTGCCCGGCATCACGGAGGGATCAAATACATCAACATCAAATGTGATATAAACATTGCCGCTCAGCTGCTTGACCATTTCAGGTATTCTGGACGCATCAAATTCGTGGGTGTAGAAAATGCTGCCCATTAGTCCTGCCTCTTTAAGATAGTAAACTTCTTCCAGGTCCTGGCTGCGTATTCCAACCTGAACCGCGGGACACATTTCTCTTGCCCTGCGCATAATGGAAGCGTGGCTGTGCTTATCCCCGTGATAAGAATCCCTTAGGTCCGAATGCGCGTCAAACTGAAGGACCGAAAGGTCCGGGTACGCTTCTTTTGCGGCTTTTATGGCCCCAAAACTTATGGAATGCTCCCCTCCCAAAAGGGCAGGGATCTTTTTGTCGGCAAGTATCTTCTTTACGGTTCTGTACACAGTTCCGTGAGGGTCGTTTGAAAGCCTTAGCGCAGGCAGCGTGTGGATCCCAAGTTTTTTGCACGGCTCAAATCCCGCCTCAATGTCATAATCCTCCACTATCTGGGAGGCCTTCAAGATGGCGGCCGGTCCGTTCTTTGTCCCTTTTCCGTAGGAAGTGGTCTTTTCGTAAGGGGCGCTTATGACAACTATTTTGGAGTCATCATACCTTGAATATTCCGGTTCTATTTCGAGAAAAGTGTTCAATTATAAACTCTGGGAAGGTCGGCCTGCCTGCCGGCAGGCAGGGGCTGGATGGTCCTGCGCTCTTTGGTCACTATCTCCGCAGCCTTTTGTATGTTGTGAGGGAATTCCATCCCTCTGGTGGAGAGCTGGACATCGTAATTGGCCGCTTCAAAAAGGTCGATGACAAAAGCCGTGGCCGGCGCGGTGTCAAAATCCCTGCACGAAAAGATGTCGATAAAGGCATGAAGTTTGTCCGGAAAGGTGTGGATAGTAATGTGGCTCTCCGCTATCAGGACCACTCCCGAAACGCCCCAGTCCTCCGGCACGGCGCCCTGGTATTTGAACACATAGGGCGGCATGATCTTGGTCATCCCAATTTGCTCGGGCATTGTGTCAAGCGCGTTAAAGATAAGGTCTATGTCCGAGAGTTTTTCCTTATTGCAGCCGTAACAGTCCACCATAAGGTGCGGGCCGAACCCGTATTCAACCTTGTCCTTTTTCAACTCTTCTCCTTTGGGCCGCCGTCCAATTTAAATTCTAGACTATGCGCGGTGTTTGTCAAGCGGTATTTTATGCAAATTGAAAACGCCCGCTTATTGTGATATTCTTAAGTAAGTCGGGAGAAAAAGCATGAACGACGGCAAGGAAGAACTCCAGGGGACATTTATCAGCAAGGGAGCTGTTAACGACAGCTTTGCCGAGCTGGACAATATGATCGCGCAGACCTTGCAGGAGACCAAAGCAAAGCCTCCCGTTGAGGAAGCCCCGAAAAAAGAAGAGATCCCCTACAAAGCGACCCCTTTTATTAAAGAGAAACCTGTCCAAAAAGATACCGAAAAACCATCCGCGCCTCCTATTCCGGAGCCCTTGTCCGCAAAACCCGCACCAAAACAGGAAAAAGCGGACAAAAAGGAACCTCAGGACCAGTATGCGGACACATTCAAAGCTTTTAAGACAGGAGACATAGTTGCCGGAACAGTGGCAAAAGTTGACCAGACCGGCATTCTTGTGGACATACAGTACAAATCCGACGGCTATATCAGGGCCGAAGAAGTGGACAACTGGGACCTCAAGGTCGGAGATAAGGTGGAGGTTTTTATCGAGACCATCTCCAACAAGGAAGGCAATGTCGAACTGTCCCTGAAAAAAGCAAAGACCGAACTTAAATGGAAGGCGCTTTCTGATTCGCTCAACCGCAGAACTGCGCTTGAGGCTAAAGTGACCTCGGCTGTCGGAGGAGGCCTGGTGGTAGACTGCGGCGGAATAAGGGGCTTTGTACCTGCTTCGCAGGTCGCCAAAAAGGGCGAGGCTTCGCTGTCCGAGTTCGTCGGCAGGACCCTGCCGGTCAAGGTGCTTGAACTGGACAGAAGAAGAGGCAAGGTCATCCTTTCCCACAAGCTGGGAAATTATGAACAGCAAAAAAAGGACAAAGAACAGCTCTTTGACCAGTTGGAAGTAGGTTCGGTGCTAAAAGGAAGGGTAAGCAATATAAAGCCTTTCGGAGCCTTCGTAAATGTTGACGGGATAGAAGGCCTGGTCCACAAGAACGATATTGCCTGGAAACGCGTTGCCGATCCCGCTTCCGTGTTAAAGACGGGACAGGAGGTCGAGGTTTTTGTGCTTGGAGTTGACAGGACCAATAAAAAATTGTCACTAGGCATCAAACAGCTCCAGCCCGACCCCTGGGTGGGCGCCGCCGAAAAATACAGGGCAGGCCAGAATGTCCCGGTCAAGGTTCTGCGCTATGCCAAGTTCGGCGTCTTTGTAGAAATAGAAGAAGGCGTA
Protein-coding regions in this window:
- the speB gene encoding agmatinase, coding for MNTFLEIEPEYSRYDDSKIVVISAPYEKTTSYGKGTKNGPAAILKASQIVEDYDIEAGFEPCKKLGIHTLPALRLSNDPHGTVYRTVKKILADKKIPALLGGEHSISFGAIKAAKEAYPDLSVLQFDAHSDLRDSYHGDKHSHASIMRRAREMCPAVQVGIRSQDLEEVYYLKEAGLMGSIFYTHEFDASRIPEMVKQLSGNVYITFDVDVFDPSVMPGTGTPEPGGLLWYDCLKILKEVILSKNIVGFDVVELSPKKGMEHCDFTAAKLVYKMISYLSMKP
- the speD gene encoding adenosylmethionine decarboxylase, translated to MKKDKVEYGFGPHLMVDCYGCNKEKLSDIDLIFNALDTMPEQIGMTKIMPPYVFKYQGAVPEDWGVSGVVLIAESHITIHTFPDKLHAFIDIFSCRDFDTAPATAFVIDLFEAANYDVQLSTRGMEFPHNIQKAAEIVTKERRTIQPLPAGRQADLPRVYN
- a CDS encoding S1 RNA-binding domain-containing protein; amino-acid sequence: MNDGKEELQGTFISKGAVNDSFAELDNMIAQTLQETKAKPPVEEAPKKEEIPYKATPFIKEKPVQKDTEKPSAPPIPEPLSAKPAPKQEKADKKEPQDQYADTFKAFKTGDIVAGTVAKVDQTGILVDIQYKSDGYIRAEEVDNWDLKVGDKVEVFIETISNKEGNVELSLKKAKTELKWKALSDSLNRRTALEAKVTSAVGGGLVVDCGGIRGFVPASQVAKKGEASLSEFVGRTLPVKVLELDRRRGKVILSHKLGNYEQQKKDKEQLFDQLEVGSVLKGRVSNIKPFGAFVNVDGIEGLVHKNDIAWKRVADPASVLKTGQEVEVFVLGVDRTNKKLSLGIKQLQPDPWVGAAEKYRAGQNVPVKVLRYAKFGVFVEIEEGVEGLIHVSEISQKPVDNMEDAVKIGQTVTAKILRIIPEEQKIGLSLKAVAAEEEKKQLEENKAASPAPKVTIGDTVGEQLKDMLNGGKTDELSSQT